A segment of the Denticeps clupeoides chromosome 2, fDenClu1.1, whole genome shotgun sequence genome:
aagggtgatggttaaatacagaggacacgtttcaccgtgtcacagtgtgctctgctgcagtatttcacaatgacaaacacttcactttcactttgacaaAAAAGTAGCCCCCGAGGCGGCGCACAGGACCCTCCGTGGTCCCCGAGACTCTCTGTGACATTAACTCTGCTTGGCCACAAGTTCATTGGGCATTAGAGGCTGCATGTTATGTAACACGCTCCCTTCAGCACCGTAATTACAATCTTTTGGTGATGGGGGGGGGACGAGCAAATCGGCCCGGCCGTTTCCATGGCGCTGGGAGCCACGAGGGCCAGCGCCACACACCGCTCCGCTTAATTGGCAAACATGTGCGGCGTAACCTGGGCACACCGCTGGACTAATcgtgtcctcctcctcctcctcggagAAGATGAGGGCGTTCCGTCTCTCAACACTTAACAGGCCGAGCTGATTAAGCTCCAGCAGGAGCGCTTGTTTGCGCTGGGAGCGAGTgcaggaagaaaaataaaaaaaataccaaattaACATGCACTCGTTCACGACCGCACACAGCACTGCAGCATCCTTCCATACATCtattaattaacaataaatgaCGTAATAAGTCATGTAATAGCATGTCAGGGTGTTGCGTGTCAGTTTTCAGTGGGCGCCGCGGAATCCGGTGAAATGATGAACTTGGCTCCAGGACGTAAAGCATCAAAACACAAAAGTTATTCTTCtggttttaaattattttctgtgaactttaaataaataaataattcccaAATGATCTCGAGCCACCACCACCCACGTACCACTAGCTGTTGGTATCGAGTAATTTCTTTCCATATTTAAAAGCTTAAATAGGCAATAATACAATTGTAACTATAAGTAGCTGTAGTAAAATAGTATAAATAGCTATTCCAACTGTCAGTGTTATTCATTAGCAACAGTTATACTCTCTCAGTACTGCATACGCAGTGTGTTAGGATGTTATTAATAGTCACAGACCCGGCGTATTCCCGGCGTACCACCAGTTTGAGAACCATGGTCACAGTAGATTCAGCATTTAGAGCCAAGATCATGTGGCCATGTCGAGGTCACAAAAAGAGcctcataataataatgaaagtaataataatatatatatattttttatgttggtGTCCATGAGAAATGGCCTGTTTTCTATAATAGTCCTAATTCATACGTTTCTCTCCCTCAACCAGACAGAATAAAGAGAAATTCTGGAAAGTTCCTATAAATCTCATGTGTTTTGGACAGTGATTGGAGGGCACGTTTAGATGATCGGTTACGTCTGCTTTCCCTTCTTCGCAGAGGACTTTATTTACGGAGGCCAAGGTCAGATGAGAGAATTGAAACCTTGATGGCGCTCGCTGCCGAATGGCCAGGAAGGGTGGCGCGGACAGTGACACGTTAATCGTCCCCTTCTCAGCCTCCTCCTAAAGGCCGCCTGTCCTCCGCACGGCCGTGGCGGGGAAGGGGAAATGGCGACTGTTCCTCGCCCGGTTTCACGCCTACTCGGTATCGACTTTCGCGGGACGCTGAGTGTTTCTGCAGGCCGGCGGGGATCTCCCCGGTCCCGTTTTGGGGCGGGGTTGTTGGCGGGGTTCGGAGGGGGGGTTTAATCACTTTTCCAGCTGAGCTGGAGAGGCTGAGCTGGGGGAGGGAGGACATGAACATTGGGTCGATGGACGTGGCAGGAATGTAtttgcatgaatgtgtgtgtgtgggtggagggTGGCCATGTTCTCCGCTTGTTGGGGCTCATTTGGCACCCAGAAGCACCCGGCACCCTGGAGCTGCCCGGGAGCTGCAGCTCTCCGGCTGGAGACTAATGTGCTAATGCCTGTTCGTCTCCGGGGCGTTTACGGGTCCCGGGCTGATCCTGGATCAGAAGCGCTGCAGTCGAGTCTCCATCCGCTGCTGCTGGGTGGGCATGAGAGCAAAACCACAGCTAATTACCCAGAAGTCCTTGCTTTATGAGCTGCCATTTGTTTCGTTTTTTCTGTCACACACCGTGACCGTATTTGCACTCTGTCAACGGTTCTAAAAGGTTCTAATGTGAATAAGCATGAAATTCTTAGCACTGCTGATTTAAAGCCGGTTTATGAATGAGTTAAAAAACTGATCCTGAGTCAGACGGGCTGCTGATTCACGACTAAGCAGGGCCAAGAAAAGCTTGGAATGTTGAGTTGTGTTTGTCTGTACGATCTGTGAATAAATGTCTGATTATTGATCCGTCACGACTAACGCAAGATAAAAACTGTGGTGGAATTATCTAGAAATTCCCTAAGCCGGAAAACCCCTGACCGCCATTACTGCCTGCTACTGCTGTgctgacattattattattattattattattattattattatttaaaatgacattttaacctCCGTTCTGTTTTCTTGCGTTTTGGTGTAAATATTGAATAAAGTGTCCAGgatgtctctctctgtccatcttGCCAACCCAGTGAGGACTGCGGTAAATAATCTCACCATAACTGGGCATAATAACCCAGAGGGATCATAATTCTGACTTCTAATCATAAAGTATGTCTTCTGATATTCAATGCAGTTGTGACGCGAAACTAAACCAGCAGGtatcttttaaaataatgataaagcCGAGCAGTGTAGGGGTTTTAGTGGGACTCTTTTATGGCAAATATGTGTTGATACTGAATACCAGAatatggatttttctttttctttgtattACTGGGAATTCCCATTGAAATTGAAATCATGATGCATCCTTTATGATGCACTGAAATCCAACAATGGtcataaataattttataattatgtataattgtagggtggtagtagcctagtgggacacactcgcctatgaaccagaagacccgggttcgaatcccgcttactaccattgtgtccctgagcaagacacttaaccctgagtgtctccagggagactgtccctgtaactactgattgtaagtcgctctggataagggtgtctgataaatgctgtaaatgtaaatgtaaatgtataattttctGATTGATTCTAGATGATTATGTGTCATTGTTGCATAATCGTgggtgtatttaaaaaaaaaagaaatcacgcGAACACATGATACAAAGAATAAATGAGGGATTACACACTAAAGGTAAATCGTGAACCATGCATGTCAGCATATTACGCTCCGTCAGGTATTCGTTTCGCCCATAATCGCCAGATTCCTTTTCGTTACCCGCGGGATTACTTCCGAACCTCCAGCTCTGCTAGTGGCCCCCGGTTCTGGATCAGAGAGCGGCCCCCGGCGTCTCCTCGTATTCCGTCGGCATGAATTGCTGCTGTAAAAGCGGTGTGAAAATCTGGCTGTTTCTGTCATGTGGCAGGGGAGCGTATCGATGGCGCTCCTGCTCCGGGGGACCCCGGGTGACTGCTGTAATCATGGCCGCCGTTCGGATCCCCGCGATTGAACCGTGAGGAAATTTCAAATTGCCGGGGTTAAAAGAGCGGCCCGCCGCCGCGGAGGCGATCCGAGGCCTTCCGGCATCTTAACAGGCGGAGAGAGGGCGGGGAATAATTACGGGGTGTAAGGCGGGATCGATGGCGCCTGAGCCTGCAGGCGCTGGGCCCTGCAGGGGGGTCAGCTGGAGGGCCGCTTTTCCGGCACACGCCGATATCTCACCGGCCACGTCCTCCGGTGTCCACGTCCTCATACCAACCATTACCAAAACTATGGTATGTGCCATTGGTCATGACATTCTGTTGAAGAATATCATATACATGTTAATGGATGACCGATTAATCGAGGTGATTAATTCCTTGGTAATTGGTCTATTCCAGAGATGAAGtagctgatttaaaaaaaaaaaaaaaaaaagaatgaataaaattaaaaagttaaaatatgtataaaaaaaaaaacacgtctaCCGACAGACATCACGGGTTTGTGTCCATGTTcagtgaaatgagtcctctgcatttaaccatcaccctgagtgagcagtgggcagccatgacaggcgtccggggagcagtgtgtggggacggtgctttgctcagtgacaccttggcggatcgggattcgaaccggcaaccttctgattacggggccgcttccttaactgctaggtcaccgcTGCTGTCTCCTCAGCCGTTCTCAGGGTGGAAAATACATGCTGGAATTAAGGGAGGATGCTGGGATCTGTATTTATTATCGGTCCAAGTAAGACGTTGACGTGGACAGTGGCGTATTTTACGAAGGAGGAGGAGCCTCTCCGTCTTCGCGGCCACCATCAACAAAAGAGCCGAGGCTCTGCTGATGACGAACGCGTGTGACGGATCGGCGCCACGCCCTGTCCTCCCCGATGCCGGACTTTATCGGTCTGAAGTTAGGAGGATGATGGCAACCCCGCCCTACATCACCCGATACGGCGCACGAATTGCGCTATAAATCAGACGGAGCCGTCACAGCGCAGGAGCTTTACGGCTCTTTGCCGCGCCTCGGCTCGGCTGGCTCTGTTTTACGGAGAGACGCCACCCCGTTCCCGCGCGAAATCGAACGAGTGAGCTTATCCGCCGCGGCCTCCATTGTTGTGGGGCTTTTGGCTGCATCACGGCAAGTCTTCCGCAGCCCCTCCCTCCCCAGAGAGCCTCTTGGACGTTTTCCGCTCCACGTTGGCCGCGTGCGAGGCTGTGAAATGGCCCGtccacgcttttttttttggtgtgataTTCGTACAGCCGGTTCATTACCGCGAGTCCTTCATCTACGGATCGTCCCTCCGTTTCTTTTTGCCGCTTGCCGAGAGCGCGTCTTTGTTCCTCGTCATGGAGAACGAAGCTGAACGCTCTGCAGGTTCCGCGGTGGCTTTTCGCGGCGCGTGGTTTCTCTCTTCTGCTTCCTTCCTTCCGGCTTTCGACCCCACCGAACCACTGCGCGGCGTTCACGAGACCAGGTGACTTCCTCTCGCCGCTTCTGCGCCTGTTTTTGTCTCTCGTGTACGCCGGTGGTCCGTAACagggtgacctttgacctcctgcATCTGATCGCCCCGACCTCCAGATGAAGAAATGAGTAGCCAGCGGCGGTGCCACTGAAGCGGTGGTGTGGTGTGGCCGCGCCCGGTTGCCACGCagctctgttctgtttttacCGCGGGGGCTGGACGTTGGCCTTGTGAACGGGTCTCTGCTTTCTCTCTGTTTAACTCCACAATAAAGCGTCACTAACGTCACATCACggtagaaacaggaagtggctgcatttttttcttaatcgtGTTTGTTTATGAACAatgttttaaaaggggaggagcttgtaggcatgattgacagctttcacacgccctacttcctcattctggacctTTATTTACCCCCGTCCTGTCAACACATGACACGCCCGGGTGTGGCGCAGGATCCAttttctcctccgtttcccttCATTCTCTGCATTCCTAATACActggaccacgcccaccaccaacatgtacacacacacacacacacacacacacgcacacaataaGAATACCAGTATAAATAGTGATAGATGTTCAGTTCTGGGAGCCTTTTGTGCTTCAAACCCCTTTGTTGACCGTCATCAAGTGTAAACAGAGTAATTAGAATATTCCATGATGTCTGTCATGGCTTCCTCCCTGGAATCACGTTCTGATGGAGTCTCGACAGATCTCATATTCCCCTCATATCCCGGCAGAATCGGTCCTCTCTTAACACTCGGCCGTAAACGCCGGTCATTGGCGGGCCCGAAAAAGGGGAAACAAGCgcagagccccccctcccccctccccgtTGTAAATAGGTTGTCGGGGGCAACCTCCTCGGCGGCTCCTCCCCCTCAAACACAATTCAATTTCGAACCCGACATCAGCCCGGGCTAACGCGCTCGAGCAAATGCCCGTTCCTCTCGGCGGCCCGAGGGACTCTCGCTTTTCAGCTCCTCAACTTTTATTAACCTCAGCGCCGGGCGCGCTCTTCCAGCAACGTTCGGCGCCGCCAAactccgctctctctctctctcattacaCACCGgtaacatctcacacacacacacacacacacaccagctgctGGTGTCGGTAATCTGGTTTCATTCCTGTTTTCCGGATTATCTCGGAGCGGACAGGGGTCGGTGTCGCAATCCTCCGCGGTTATTAATTAACGCCGTTATTACACCGGCTAATTAGTCCAATTCCGGAGTTCTGGCGCCCGTCGGAATTGCACAGACCAGCAGGCCTGATATTTAACACCGGCAGTGGAAATTCCCACGAGCACTTTTGAGGCTGAAGGGTGCATAATGTCCTTTAGAGAGTccgaaacacacactcacacacacacacacacacacacacactctctctctctctctctctctctctctctgtaaaaaTAGAAACTGAGACACGAGCGAAATCCCTCCCTCTGCACCAAGCGCGCCTGCTTCACTGCTTGGTTCGGGGCTTTTGGATTATTCGCTTAAACGCTGTGAAAATATCCCCCCGATCCTCGAACCCGCCTGACGGCGTCCATATTGATGTCATTGTGTAATGAACAAGTGGAAAAAGGTCGATAAGTTCATTTATTAAGGTTTTTTTCTCGATTGATCGGAGGTCGTGGCGACGTTCCACTgatgtgaataaatatatatataatattgtggAAAAAGCACTAGTGTGTAAAATATTCAGGCTCCGTGTAATTAATGAGTAATTAAGGCGGGCACGGGAGGGGGGTGATAGCTGAGCCAGGCAGTCTTTTTTCCTCCACCGCGTTGGAGGTGACTGAGGGCTGTTGCGCCGACGTCGCCGCGGGGACGCCGAGTCCTTCGGCGGACGTCCTCCACCGCCAGGTGTGATTAATAAATCATCGGCGTTTCGTCAGCTCCCTCCTCGGCCTCGCCGCGGACGCCGCCCTAATGCCCTCCTCTCCGTTTGTttcgctttttttttactccccttTAAGGTCTCTGGCAAATCTGGCAAACGGCTCGTGGATTTGCGGCGCATCTTAATTTCCCCAAATGCTATTTATTACACAGCCAGGCGCCGAAAAGCCTTCAAACGTCCCCAGATAATAACTGTTTACCTCCGGAGGGGACGTGCAACTTCGTTCCCGCTCGAAAATGAATCATTAAGAGCGCTGAGGTTTCTGCGCTTACGTAACCGTTGCGCGCGTTCGGCCGCCGGTTTCACCGATGCATGATGGGCAGTCCCGCTCGCCGTGTCCCCCCCTCTAACAAGCCACATGAATGACAACTGGCGACATCCAACAACGCGGCCTCTTGGAGGAGTGGTTACGGCGCGCCGGGCCGGGAAAACCGAGGCCTTATTAAAAGCGCAACGGAGGACGTGGCGGGCATTTAGCGCGCATTAGCCGGGCCGTTCCGGCGGCCTTCTCGGCCTGTCGGTCGGGCCGGCGGGCCTCTAATTGGATCGTTAGGCCGCGGCGCCATCGACTCGCCGCTTTGTCCGGGATGGAGATGAATGGGGTAACGAGGGGTTCGCCGCCTGATTGATTGCCGCTCCGCCCCCGCCGGCGTGCGGCGTGTTATTGGCGTGTTGTGGAGAGCCCTGGCAATTAACCCCGCCTCTCTGCTGTGTTTCAGGAAGCGGCCACCTTCGCCAGGGAACAAGGCTTCGAGGTGAGTTGACCGGTGATTGCACATTAAACAGATTTTAAaggtccgtgtgtgtgtgtgtgtgtgtgtgcgtgtgtgtgtgtgtgtgtgtgtgtgtgtgtgtgtgtgtgtgtgtgtgtgtgtgtgtgagtgtgtgtttttttctgctgataATGAAGTTCTTTTCTGGACAGTGATTGATGTGCTATTATACTCTCCGGGCCTTGcagcagttgccatggcaacctggCAGTCGTCATGGTTTCTTTGTTCCGACGGCTCTTTCGGCGGCGTGACGCACTCGGCTAGGTCTGCGCCCAACATCGCCTACAGAtgttatttattgaattttgaaAAGGCTCATGGGAGatctgggtggggggggggttcgggCACGGTTTCAAGCCCTGCCTCGCCGCAGACACCGCCGCGGCTCGTCGGGTCGCTCGGTTAAAAAGCCTCCTCATTAGCCGCATTACGCCGCGAGGATGATGCGCCGCCgcgcagaacacacacactcctcttaATAACCAAATCGCCGCCACCTGTGGTCTCGgattatgcaaatgaacattACGCCGCTCGTTATTACACGCGATGCACTTGTAACAAGGAGGGGACCCGCTTCCTCAGCCGCGCGGTGTCATTGGCTCTCTGGTCCCCATCACCGCATCAGGCACATGCTTATTCCCCTCCCTGGCGGCGAGTAACAGTCATCCGGAATCACCTACGGTGTGATCAACGTGACAGGAAAGAACGTGAGCCCTGGTGGCGGTGACagctctttttgtgtgtgtgtgtgtgtgtgtgtgtgtgtgtgtgtgtttgtaaacctACCAATATGTGGACATTGACCTGACTGCACACCAATAAGGTGGGGACGTGTGTCATCGTGGGGACCAAAAACCAAGTCCCCACAAAGTTAACTACGCTAGCATGtatatttcatcaaaataagcctacccctttaatatctccaaagtccccaagatggacattttcttgaaaaacattgtgtatgtgtgtgcctggaaTTGCTCACAGTGTGTACACGCCAACTAGGGTTGAAGAGGGTAATTGCAATTGCagatacacacagtaacacgtGGTACAGCAATGCTGAACTCTTATTGGCTCGTCTTGATGACGTCACGGACCATCAGGAACCAATGAGAGAGCTAATTGTTAATAAGTGCCTCAGTTAGCAAGACTGAGTTTGCTGAGCTATAGCACCATCCAGATCTATGTAAGCTAACTttaactgcaagaaaaaaatcatttaaagattcatacttttatgatacacattgtgttaggggtaaataatatttctttcaatAGTAAAGTGTTTTAGTAAGAAAAGCTATGACAATGCTAGCTAGTTAAATGGTACTAGCTTAGTTAGCACATGCtagtttctgttatttatggatatttaaaattacaattattactataTCTTCCATAGACGTTTTCACTAAGCAGTAAGAGAAATAATGTGCTAAGAAAAATGGCTCGGAGGCGACAAAGCCCAATAAacaatgccatttttcacatcacCACCTGCCGTGATAAAGCAGGGCTTGATGTTAAATACATCAATTCCTATAAAGGTGAGCAAAGCAGATATATTATCTTAAACTAATTACTATGAGGGAAAGTAGGTATGAATGTGGGTTGTGATTCACAAATTAGGCAGGGGAGTGTTTGCCGAGTCAGATAttttcaaaggagatttcatactGGAGTACAGAGGAGACCTTATCGATCCAGAAGAAAGTAAACGAAGACGGCGAATTTACCACAACTCCCTAAAAGGATTTATGTTCGATTTCATCTGGCATGGAAAATTCTGGACGTGAGTAcaaatggatttatatattttcctttgttttgatgtataactgtattaaatatttaaaaaatatatttgaaaactcGCTGCTAAAACtagtattagttttttattagtattctagTTTTGTTGCCACATGTGGGAACTCGTGTCTTGTGTGGAGTTGCACAGCATGGGGagcatttagatcatttatcatCGCTAAACCGCCCATAAcagctttaaatgtgtattattaattttttcaagtcAGATGTGGAGTCAAAATGGGTTACATAACGtcgctcagacacacagggattgtgggtaatatggttgttttcttctgatggaacagaatgatttcatcatttgtctgtcagcatttaAGGTACTTATTGTAAACATGCCATACTATATTGACTTATTTACAGTTGGCTTCTAATAGTTAAGATAGCAGCTCATGCATGGTTCCTGCTcaggtctgaatattttccagaaatacaaaaaaaaaatgtttatttgttcagctatttgaagtagatttataatgtctgcatatatcagttgtgtcatcacaagatcacaaaaaattgtttaacaatttatatattatattgttaatataaaattaagtaatacaaactaacaatagtataattttgcatttaataactattctctttattcaaattcagtatTGATGCTGCAAGGGATGATGGCACCCTTGGAAGACTGGTTAATGATGATCACATTAACCCCaactgcaaaaagaaaagaatcatggtggaaggaaagcctcatttgtgcctttttgcctTAAAAGACATAACACCTGGAGACGAGATTAGATATAATTATGGCGATGCTGATTGTCCTTGGAGGAATCAGGTAAGAATTGTAAAAGATATTTtgaaatctgatatttatataaattaagattttagtattaattaattgtaatattatgtttgttcataaagttttaacaatcagaataattcacacatgctcgcatccattttactgttattggtttactgggcttttcatatgtttgcagccctggtcctgcattcgaattctgtaacaaatattgaatctagagaattgtggttgttttgtttatttcactgaagaTGCATCATCACTATACCTACTTAAGCATATTctctgcatctgtatttattttaaaatgcttttgcaacctgacactgttcagcttttttatcttttaccagTATTTGGGGACTTATTGGGGATTCCTTTGATAatttcaggaagaaagaagTGGAATGGAAGGAGCCAGTAACTGTCCCAGGTCAGAAAACGCCTCTGAAAAGGATCTACATTACACCCAAAGTTCATTGGATAACTGCACCCTCAACAATCAGgtataaaactgctgtttaattacccgatattatccatacttttagaatgagagtgtgcattttaaagttatgcaaacataactttcatatttggtctaattgttggctgttttgttcattccaggagacaataagtggtgTAGACAGAGCTAATATCgtccccaaatcagatggtaccacattcagcattccacagactgttcacaggttgagactttccacattcaggtatgatacttctttttaaaatgtaattttaatataatatacgttaagtccccacaatgtgcaatgtgcaagatatatgtgaagtccccataaagtattgtgtatcacaaatgtttatgaaagattcacaagactcaggatgagaagtgctgcacctcccccacaatgtccccacattgtcttctaaaataaaatctctacactaagtccacacattacacctattttgatctattaggattttgtaacaaaattaattattttaatgacatgtataactgttagtacatttaaacattgaacatatgtagtgtggttgtagaatggcaacatatcttttatgtttggtctaatggctgactgttttgttcatcataggagacaataaagggtatgaaccaagccagtaactgccccaaatcagatggtgcctctgaagacaatcagcattgcacagacagtccacagcatgacagtatcttccacattcaggtatgaaactgctcttttttatgtattttaattacaatatacgttaagtccccacaatgtgcaatgtgcatgatatatgtgaagtccccataaagtattgtgtatcacaaatgtttatgaaagattcacaagactcaggatgagaagtgctgcacctcccccacaatgtccccacattgtcttctaaaataaaatctctacactaagtccacacattacacctattttgatctattaggattttgtaacaaaattaattattttaatgacatgtataactgttagtacatttaaacattgaacatatgtagtgtggttgtagaatggcaacatatcttttatgtttggtctaatggctgactgttttgttcatcataggagacaataaagggtatgaaccaagccagtaactgccccaaatcagatggtgcctctgaagacaatcagcattgcacagacagtccacagcatgacagtatcttccacattcaggtatgaaactgctcttttttatgtattttaattacaatatacgttaagtccccacaatgtgcaatgtgcatgatatatgtgaagtccccataaagtattgtgtatcacaaatgtttatgaaagattcacaagactcaggatgagaagtgctgcacctcccccacaatgtccccacattgtcttctaaaaaaaaatctctacactaagtccacacactacacctattttgatctattaggattttgtaacaaaattaattattttaatgacatgtataactgttagtacatttaaaacattgaaaatatgtagtgtggttgtagaatggcaacatatcttttatgtttggtctaatggctgactgttttgttcattataggagacaataaagggtatgaaccaagccagtaactgccccaaatcagatggtgcctctgaagacaatcagcattgcacagacagtccacagcatgacagtatcttccacattcaggtatgaaactgctcttttttatgtattttaattacaatatacgttaagtccccacaatgtgcaatgtgcaagatatatgtgaagtccccataaagtattgtgtatcacaaatgtttatgaaagattcacaagactcaggatgagaagtgctgcacctcccccacaatgtccccacattgtcttctaaaaaaaaatctctacactaagtccacacactacacctattttgatctattaggattttgtaacaaaattaattattttaatgacatgtataactgttagtacgtttaaacattgaaaatatgtagtgtggttgtagaatggcaacgtatcttttatgtttggtctaatggctgactgttttgttcattataggagacaataaagggtacgaaccaagccagtaactgccccaaatcagatggtgcctctgaagacaatcagcattgcacagacagttcacagcatgacagtatcttccacattcaggtatgaaactgctctttttttatgtattttaattaccatatacgttaagtccccacaatgtgcactgtgcatgatatatgtgaagtccccatgacgtattgtgtattacaaatgtttatgaaagattcacaagactcaggatgagaagtgctgcacctcccccactatgtccccacattgtcttctaaaaaaacatttctacactaagtccacacactacacctattttgatctattaggattttgtaacaaaattaattattttaatgacatgtataactgttagtacatttaaacattgaaaatatgta
Coding sequences within it:
- the LOC114778698 gene encoding N-lysine methyltransferase KMT5A-A-like; translated protein: MWVVIHKLGRGVFAESDIFKGDFILEYRGDLIDPEESKRRRRIYHNSLKGFMFDFIWHGKFWTIDAARDDGTLGRLVNDDHINPNCKKKRIMVEGKPHLCLFALKDITPGDEIRYNYGDADCPWRNQEERSGMEGASNCPRSENASEKDLHYTQSSLDNCTLNNQETISGVDRANIVPKSDGTTFSIPQTVHRLRLSTFRRQ